Proteins from a genomic interval of Oceanispirochaeta crateris:
- a CDS encoding response regulator codes for MEELYRMILVDDEDEVRGRISSKISKDSGFQVVAAAGNGYDALELIEKFNPHVVLTDIKMPFINGIELTKTIKRDFPTTRVAFITGFDEFEYAREAIELHVTSYLTKPVTQNDISLFLDKLKVELDNEFKEKYNLDILRKRYEKSIPLIIDNYFTSYLVSSQSGKTEDIENLKHHGISLDDREYILSYIQTERGPDHLDVIEYEKLKLSVRSVIQSILERHGYTFYSFHFNSGIILVIKENSLNFFKKVDSVFYEMVKMVEQYLNVAIDIGVSNLHRGFAELREGYEEAGQALGFSRFLNAGRIVYINQLEKDRPKVLSLSETEINDIVYNVKFGSDSEIRNVMESLKLNALRDSKTITNFRPYIINMVNVLVNFSESIGVNLDETLGEDILEKMTLFRNLEQMFDWVLSVLLKLREMNLKNKMTNSQRMLDNAINYMEKNYAETNISMESVCDEMGLSVSYLSLLFKKEKQTTFVKYLTMIRLEKAKELLSLTSEKIIDIAGKCGYNEVYYFSHSFKKYTGVSPKKYREEINQN; via the coding sequence GTGGAAGAATTGTATAGAATGATTCTGGTAGATGATGAGGATGAGGTGCGGGGACGTATTTCATCCAAAATATCCAAGGACAGCGGTTTTCAGGTTGTTGCTGCGGCCGGGAACGGCTACGATGCCCTGGAACTCATTGAAAAGTTCAATCCCCATGTCGTTTTGACGGATATAAAAATGCCCTTTATCAACGGCATTGAACTCACCAAAACCATTAAACGAGATTTTCCTACCACCCGTGTCGCCTTTATCACAGGGTTCGATGAATTTGAATATGCCAGGGAAGCTATTGAGCTTCATGTTACCAGTTATCTGACCAAACCAGTGACCCAGAATGATATTTCTCTCTTCCTTGATAAGCTGAAAGTGGAACTGGATAATGAGTTTAAAGAAAAATATAACCTGGATATCCTTCGGAAACGGTATGAAAAAAGTATCCCTCTCATCATTGATAATTATTTTACCTCCTACCTTGTTTCTTCACAAAGTGGAAAAACTGAAGATATTGAAAACTTGAAGCACCATGGGATCTCTCTGGATGACCGAGAGTATATTCTCAGTTATATCCAGACCGAACGGGGACCAGATCATCTTGATGTCATAGAATATGAGAAACTGAAATTATCGGTTCGTTCCGTGATCCAGTCTATTCTGGAACGCCATGGCTACACTTTTTACAGCTTTCATTTCAACAGTGGCATCATCCTGGTTATTAAGGAAAATAGCCTTAATTTTTTTAAAAAGGTCGATTCTGTCTTTTATGAAATGGTCAAGATGGTGGAGCAATACCTCAATGTGGCCATTGATATTGGTGTGAGTAATCTCCACCGCGGATTTGCTGAACTTAGAGAAGGTTATGAAGAAGCTGGTCAGGCTTTAGGATTCAGCCGGTTCCTCAACGCAGGAAGAATCGTCTATATCAATCAGCTGGAGAAAGATCGGCCCAAGGTGCTAAGTCTGAGTGAAACGGAAATCAATGATATTGTTTATAATGTTAAATTCGGATCTGATTCGGAGATCCGTAATGTTATGGAATCATTGAAACTTAATGCCCTGCGGGACAGTAAGACAATTACAAATTTCAGACCCTATATCATTAATATGGTAAATGTCCTTGTGAATTTTTCTGAATCTATTGGAGTCAATCTAGATGAAACTCTGGGAGAAGACATCCTTGAGAAAATGACTTTGTTTAGAAACCTGGAACAGATGTTTGACTGGGTACTTTCTGTTCTTCTCAAGCTGCGAGAAATGAATCTAAAGAATAAAATGACCAATTCTCAACGCATGCTTGATAATGCAATCAATTACATGGAAAAAAATTATGCTGAAACAAATATTTCCATGGAATCAGTTTGCGATGAAATGGGCCTCTCTGTCTCCTACCTGAGCCTCCTGTTTAAAAAGGAAAAGCAGACGACCTTTGTAAAATACCTCACCATGATCCGTCTTGAAAAAGCAAAAGAGCTTCTGAGCCTTACCAGTGAAAAAATAATCGATATTGCGGGAAAATGCGGTTACAATGAGGTGTATTACTTCAGCCATAGTTTTAAAAAGTATACAGGAGTTTCTCCCAAAAAATATCGTGAAGAAATTAACCAGAATTGA
- a CDS encoding ATP-binding cassette domain-containing protein, whose product MITKDRLEHRLFDEILRDYPFTESFFKNNGLDISRAGSLSWAGYFDSFDDDEKEDRALDPDLLLSQLTEYINQMLDFLDEGQQVHSLTILPGLDKSGNPEGFDELVIRKSEVISIVGPTGSGKSRLLGDIEWVARKDTPTKREILINDDVPDTSWRFSGAKKLVAQLSQNMNFVMDLSVQEFVELHAESRMVENRDDLVQRIIEEANKLAGEQFQPDTPITSLSGGQSRALMIADTAILSQSPIILIDEIENAGIDRKKALQLLLSEEKIVLMATHDPVLALMGDRRIVIKNGGISKVIETTDEERTILGKLEELDKTLLSYRTRLRMGDSLIDPIQA is encoded by the coding sequence ATGATCACAAAAGACCGACTGGAACATAGACTATTCGATGAGATCCTTCGGGATTATCCTTTTACAGAATCTTTTTTCAAGAACAATGGTCTGGATATTTCCCGGGCCGGCTCTTTGAGCTGGGCGGGGTATTTTGATTCTTTTGATGATGATGAGAAGGAGGACCGGGCTCTGGACCCCGACCTCCTTCTGTCTCAGTTGACAGAATATATCAACCAGATGCTCGATTTTCTGGATGAAGGTCAGCAGGTCCATTCACTCACAATCCTTCCCGGTCTGGACAAATCGGGAAATCCGGAAGGATTCGATGAACTTGTCATCCGAAAAAGCGAAGTCATTTCTATTGTGGGACCTACAGGTTCCGGGAAAAGTCGTTTATTGGGAGACATAGAATGGGTGGCTCGGAAAGATACTCCCACCAAGCGGGAAATCTTGATCAATGACGATGTTCCCGATACATCCTGGCGATTTTCAGGTGCCAAAAAGCTAGTGGCTCAACTTTCTCAGAATATGAACTTCGTCATGGATCTTTCTGTTCAGGAGTTTGTCGAGCTTCATGCAGAAAGCCGAATGGTAGAAAACAGGGATGACCTTGTTCAGAGGATCATCGAAGAGGCCAATAAGCTGGCGGGAGAGCAGTTTCAGCCTGACACACCCATTACCAGTCTTTCCGGAGGGCAATCGAGGGCACTCATGATTGCCGATACAGCAATTCTAAGCCAGTCTCCCATCATCCTCATCGATGAAATTGAGAACGCTGGCATAGACAGAAAAAAGGCCCTTCAGCTTCTTCTTTCCGAGGAAAAAATTGTTCTGATGGCAACTCATGATCCTGTTCTGGCTCTCATGGGAGACCGGCGGATTGTGATTAAAAATGGCGGGATAAGCAAAGTTATCGAAACGACGGATGAAGAGAGGACCATTCTGGGAAAGCTGGAAGAATTGGACAAAACACTCCTTAGTTACCGTACCCGCTTAAGAATGGGAGATAGTCTGATCGATCCCATTCAAGCTTGA
- a CDS encoding GTP-binding protein — MNLITVSGPPSSGKTSVILKTIESLKQRGLKVGVAKFDCLYTDDDILYEKAGIPVKKGLSGALCPDHYFVSNVEEVTQWGIREGFDVLISESAGLCNRCSPYIKDIKAVCVIDNLSGINTPKKIGPMLKSADIVVITKGDIVSQAEREVFASRVNMVNPSAVIMNINGLTGQGSFELSTLFFDENEKIETLVGKKLRFSMPSALCSYCLGETRIGESFQMGNVRKMNLTDGEPHS, encoded by the coding sequence ATGAATCTAATCACTGTTTCGGGACCCCCTTCTTCGGGGAAGACCTCAGTTATTCTGAAAACCATTGAATCCTTGAAGCAAAGAGGGTTGAAAGTGGGAGTTGCCAAATTCGACTGCCTCTATACTGATGATGACATCCTGTATGAAAAAGCGGGGATTCCCGTCAAGAAGGGGCTTTCTGGAGCCCTTTGTCCCGATCATTATTTTGTGAGCAATGTAGAAGAGGTCACTCAGTGGGGCATCCGAGAAGGATTCGATGTTCTTATTTCTGAATCCGCCGGGTTATGCAACCGTTGTTCTCCCTATATCAAGGATATCAAAGCCGTCTGTGTCATCGACAATCTCAGTGGAATCAATACTCCGAAAAAAATTGGTCCTATGCTGAAATCGGCAGATATCGTGGTCATTACCAAGGGTGATATCGTCTCGCAAGCAGAGAGAGAAGTCTTTGCCAGCCGTGTGAATATGGTCAATCCCTCTGCGGTAATCATGAATATCAACGGTTTGACAGGGCAGGGAAGTTTCGAGCTCAGTACTCTGTTTTTCGATGAAAATGAGAAAATTGAAACCCTGGTTGGTAAAAAACTCAGATTTTCAATGCCTTCAGCTCTTTGCTCCTACTGTTTGGGTGAAACCCGGATTGGAGAGAGTTTTCAAATGGGAAATGTTCGAAAAATGAATTTAACAGATGGAGAACCTCATTCATGA
- a CDS encoding ABC transporter substrate-binding protein, giving the protein MKTFCPEDTLYTIIERYPETIPVFVSNGFPQMSDQEKREKFAKTISLESALMLKQLDLQIFSKLLNEAIEQKKSSVDATLNQAEQKEDDEALNVVGLLPCPVRLPLLEQFNEFNESYKKSHSIHINHELKAASMGLDWVQENIDGVEDPEKLPDLFISAGFDMFFDEQKIGKFKKDGVFEDTSGLDSFNSLFNDLNLKDPRGHYGMIGVVPAVFLINTDELGDRPVPQSWEDVLAPEFEKRVSLPVGDFDLFNAILLNIHKNYGDEGLRKMGRSLLTAMHPSQMVKSNRSKNTKPIVTIMPYFFTKMVREGGGMQAVWPSDGAILSPIFMLAKKQKIEKLQPVIDFFASKNVGEVLAHSGLFPSVHPDVDNRIEKDKTFMWLGWDYIYSQDIATLINHCETVFNDSVDMTREAV; this is encoded by the coding sequence ATGAAAACCTTCTGTCCTGAAGATACCCTCTATACCATCATCGAAAGATACCCTGAGACGATTCCCGTGTTTGTGTCAAACGGGTTTCCCCAGATGAGTGATCAGGAAAAAAGGGAAAAGTTTGCAAAAACAATCAGCCTTGAATCAGCCCTGATGTTGAAGCAGCTGGATCTGCAAATTTTTTCTAAGCTTCTCAATGAAGCCATTGAACAGAAAAAGAGCAGTGTGGATGCGACCTTGAATCAAGCAGAGCAGAAAGAGGATGATGAGGCCCTGAATGTGGTCGGCCTTTTGCCCTGTCCTGTGCGTCTGCCTCTTTTAGAGCAGTTTAATGAGTTCAATGAGTCCTATAAAAAGAGCCATAGTATTCACATCAATCATGAGCTGAAAGCCGCTTCCATGGGATTGGACTGGGTGCAGGAGAACATCGATGGTGTGGAAGATCCCGAGAAATTGCCCGATCTGTTTATCTCTGCCGGATTTGATATGTTTTTTGATGAGCAGAAAATCGGAAAATTTAAAAAAGACGGCGTCTTTGAAGACACTAGCGGGCTGGATAGTTTTAATTCCTTATTCAATGATTTGAATCTAAAAGATCCTCGGGGGCATTACGGTATGATCGGCGTGGTTCCTGCTGTCTTTTTGATCAATACGGATGAATTGGGAGACAGGCCCGTTCCCCAAAGCTGGGAAGATGTCCTGGCTCCGGAATTCGAAAAACGGGTATCCCTTCCTGTGGGGGACTTCGATCTTTTCAATGCGATTTTGTTGAACATACATAAAAACTATGGAGATGAGGGGCTTAGAAAGATGGGACGCAGTTTGCTTACAGCCATGCACCCCTCTCAGATGGTCAAGAGTAACCGCAGCAAGAACACCAAACCCATTGTGACCATCATGCCTTATTTCTTTACCAAAATGGTCAGAGAGGGAGGAGGTATGCAGGCGGTTTGGCCTTCAGACGGTGCCATCCTCAGTCCAATATTTATGTTGGCAAAGAAACAAAAGATTGAAAAACTACAGCCTGTGATCGACTTCTTTGCCTCAAAAAATGTAGGAGAGGTTCTGGCTCACAGTGGCCTTTTTCCTTCGGTTCATCCCGATGTGGACAACAGGATTGAGAAGGATAAGACGTTTATGTGGTTAGGCTGGGATTATATCTATTCCCAGGACATTGCCACTTTGATCAATCATTGTGAAACCGTCTTCAATGACTCTGTGGATATGACAAGGGAGGCTGTATGA
- a CDS encoding RrF2 family transcriptional regulator, which translates to MNQLINISEAASLAFHGLALVAQESPKRVNVKEIARRLNASEAHLAKVFQTLNRAGITASQRGPRGGFILKRPSEDISFLDVYETIESPVTLSDCPMGYTACGFNDCIFDQKLNDISREILKTFGSIKLDQFIKSGEKTPKEIL; encoded by the coding sequence GTGAATCAATTGATCAATATTTCAGAAGCTGCCTCATTGGCTTTTCATGGCCTGGCGCTGGTTGCTCAAGAGTCTCCAAAACGGGTCAATGTGAAAGAAATCGCCCGCCGTCTTAATGCATCGGAAGCTCACCTTGCCAAGGTGTTTCAGACATTGAATCGGGCCGGAATCACGGCATCCCAGAGAGGTCCCCGGGGTGGTTTTATCTTGAAACGTCCGTCTGAAGATATCTCATTTTTAGATGTATATGAGACCATTGAATCTCCTGTGACGCTTTCTGATTGCCCCATGGGGTATACCGCCTGTGGATTTAATGACTGCATTTTTGATCAGAAGCTCAATGACATCAGTCGTGAAATATTGAAGACCTTCGGATCCATAAAACTAGATCAATTTATAAAATCAGGGGAAAAGACCCCCAAGGAGATACTATGA
- a CDS encoding PTS sugar transporter subunit IIA — MINLSRSMESDCPSKESLLPAMVHHFFSDKDDLFKDKIISGCLAREKEASTMVDKGIAFPHSVIKERISPQILCCYSPTGVPWNSTGEKVSIIILLVCNEEDHLPTLSELAGIFQMPGVTDKLGKAKSAEDMSEILLRAQSQKEKNWSKEKEIITNSLLREADRLRSNTENTKMVLFSNSLIQILSVVEQFSQKSSILVSSKNRVLNRVDLLKKHFTVIHSVQGSISYEKEILKQLWTEKILSDGDVVISLSGFEFDMMPHSISITAIPRDLYDESRVLKYKIPHNVNLEILSRAVSLASELSRQGREGKSVGTIFVVGEYESVQDYCKQLIINPFGGLEDYERSILDAGLSETIKEFSKIDGAYIVENSGKIRSGGTYLSIPPHQIRLQPGLGARHAAALGITLVAPVASVVLSESTGHIRIFWDGMEQDLFVPGDR; from the coding sequence ATGATTAATTTAAGCAGATCGATGGAATCCGATTGCCCCAGCAAGGAGTCCCTCCTTCCTGCTATGGTCCATCACTTCTTTTCTGATAAGGATGATCTTTTCAAAGATAAAATTATCTCAGGGTGCCTAGCGCGAGAAAAGGAAGCCTCCACTATGGTGGATAAGGGCATTGCCTTTCCCCATTCGGTCATCAAAGAGAGGATATCTCCACAGATACTCTGCTGCTATTCTCCAACAGGAGTCCCCTGGAACAGCACGGGAGAAAAAGTATCGATCATCATCCTGCTGGTATGCAATGAAGAAGATCACCTTCCCACCCTCTCAGAACTGGCAGGAATATTTCAGATGCCCGGGGTCACAGACAAGCTGGGAAAGGCCAAAAGTGCTGAAGATATGTCAGAAATTCTGTTAAGAGCTCAATCCCAAAAAGAGAAGAACTGGTCTAAAGAAAAAGAGATCATTACAAATTCCCTTCTCAGAGAAGCCGACCGCCTTAGGTCCAACACTGAAAATACAAAGATGGTCTTGTTTTCAAATTCTCTCATCCAAATTTTGTCCGTAGTGGAACAATTCAGTCAAAAAAGTTCAATCCTGGTCAGCAGTAAAAACAGGGTTCTCAACAGAGTCGATCTATTGAAAAAACATTTCACAGTCATTCATAGCGTCCAGGGCTCGATCAGTTATGAAAAAGAAATCCTCAAACAACTCTGGACCGAAAAGATTCTGTCTGATGGAGATGTGGTCATTTCTCTCTCTGGTTTTGAGTTTGATATGATGCCTCACAGCATTTCTATTACCGCCATCCCAAGAGATCTGTATGACGAGTCCAGAGTCTTGAAATATAAGATCCCCCATAATGTGAATTTGGAAATCCTCAGCCGCGCTGTATCTCTGGCCTCGGAGCTTTCCCGGCAGGGACGGGAGGGAAAATCTGTTGGTACAATTTTTGTAGTGGGAGAGTATGAGAGCGTTCAGGATTACTGCAAACAGTTGATCATCAATCCCTTTGGTGGATTGGAAGACTATGAGAGAAGTATTCTTGATGCAGGACTCTCAGAAACTATCAAGGAATTTTCCAAGATAGATGGAGCTTATATCGTTGAAAATTCCGGAAAGATTCGCTCCGGTGGCACATATCTCTCGATCCCGCCCCATCAGATCCGGCTTCAACCCGGTTTGGGAGCCCGTCATGCCGCGGCTCTTGGAATCACCTTGGTCGCACCTGTTGCATCAGTTGTCTTATCTGAATCGACAGGTCATATCCGTATTTTCTGGGATGGAATGGAACAGGATCTATTTGTCCCGGGTGACAGATAA
- a CDS encoding nitroreductase family protein — MNRIFERRSINFFDPARELEDSLLKEIIDLAANAPSAFNLQPWDIIAVKSDEAKKKLHGLANQQPKILEAPVTLILSGDRSAYGDDNPQWSFMRENYGNDGAERAKGAASFLYGSTEERKIKFAESNTGLLAMSIMYAAKSLGVDSHPMSGIDFEGIKTQFGLEGEKEVVMLIALGYFDEEKVLHSSAPRRRFESLVKIA, encoded by the coding sequence GTGAATCGTATATTTGAAAGAAGATCTATTAATTTTTTTGATCCTGCCAGGGAGTTAGAGGACTCTCTTCTGAAGGAGATCATTGACTTGGCTGCCAATGCTCCATCGGCGTTTAATCTGCAGCCTTGGGATATTATTGCCGTTAAAAGCGATGAGGCCAAAAAGAAGCTTCATGGCCTTGCTAATCAGCAGCCTAAAATCCTGGAAGCCCCAGTTACACTGATTCTGTCGGGAGATAGGAGCGCCTATGGTGATGATAATCCTCAGTGGTCCTTCATGAGGGAAAATTACGGGAATGATGGGGCAGAAAGGGCCAAAGGGGCTGCAAGTTTTCTGTATGGTTCCACAGAAGAAAGGAAAATTAAGTTTGCAGAGAGCAACACCGGACTTCTGGCTATGTCCATTATGTATGCTGCCAAAAGTCTGGGTGTTGATTCCCATCCCATGAGCGGAATTGACTTTGAGGGGATAAAAACACAATTTGGTCTAGAGGGTGAAAAAGAGGTGGTTATGCTCATTGCTCTTGGATATTTTGATGAAGAGAAGGTTCTTCACAGCTCTGCACCCAGAAGGCGTTTTGAGTCTCTGGTAAAAATTGCCTGA
- a CDS encoding MarR family winged helix-turn-helix transcriptional regulator, whose protein sequence is MNKISYGHENDLNLKLVIALARSLQYLHRGEGKNIQDAGLTLSQFSVLEALYHKGDLRICEIIEKTLSSGGNMTVVVNNLVKDGMVARYQDPDDGRASKICLTDKGRSIIDELFPRHIESLRSLFTSLKEEEKLQLLKILKKLTGKK, encoded by the coding sequence ATGAATAAAATCAGCTATGGACATGAGAATGATCTCAACTTGAAACTTGTGATTGCCCTTGCGAGATCCCTGCAGTACCTGCACCGCGGAGAAGGTAAGAATATCCAGGACGCGGGGCTGACCCTTTCTCAGTTTTCGGTTCTTGAGGCTCTGTATCATAAAGGAGACCTTAGAATCTGTGAAATCATCGAGAAAACTCTCTCGTCGGGTGGGAATATGACGGTTGTTGTTAATAATCTTGTCAAGGATGGAATGGTTGCCCGTTATCAAGACCCTGATGATGGAAGGGCTTCAAAGATTTGTTTGACCGACAAGGGCCGGTCTATCATTGATGAGCTATTTCCCAGGCATATTGAGAGTCTTCGTTCCCTGTTTACAAGTTTGAAAGAGGAAGAGAAGCTTCAGCTTTTAAAAATTTTAAAGAAGTTGACCGGGAAGAAGTAA
- a CDS encoding L-threonylcarbamoyladenylate synthase — MIYKSTEENIRKAALSILEGGLVAFPTETVYGLGGNALDPKAVASIFEAKKRPSFDPLITHIADLEKLDELADIKDPRIYELAEKFWPGALTLIVPKKDLIPSLVTSGLPTMAIRMPDHPIALSLIRQSSGAVAAPSANSFGYLSPTEARHVEEDLGARISMVLEGGPCRVGVESTVLDLTARQPIILRPGGLTREEIESVLGPVDLFNRTTSSPTAPGQLAMHYSPRKPLYIVDDLGDIPHKESAAALIFQDISRAEGFAHSEVLSLSGSTLEAASRLFSALHSLDQQDIRCIYAEKIPEEGLGRAVMDRVFKASKK, encoded by the coding sequence ATGATTTATAAAAGTACAGAAGAAAATATCCGGAAAGCCGCGCTCTCAATTCTTGAGGGAGGGCTTGTGGCCTTCCCGACAGAAACCGTATATGGGCTGGGAGGAAATGCCTTAGACCCAAAGGCCGTGGCATCTATTTTTGAAGCCAAAAAAAGACCCAGCTTCGATCCTCTCATTACTCATATTGCCGATTTGGAGAAACTGGATGAACTGGCAGATATCAAGGACCCGAGAATTTATGAACTGGCCGAAAAATTCTGGCCGGGAGCTCTGACTCTGATCGTACCCAAAAAAGATTTGATTCCTTCCCTTGTCACATCCGGACTTCCCACCATGGCCATCAGAATGCCTGATCATCCTATTGCTCTGTCTTTGATTCGACAGTCCAGCGGGGCTGTTGCAGCTCCTTCTGCAAACTCCTTCGGCTACCTCAGTCCCACAGAAGCCCGACATGTGGAAGAAGACTTGGGAGCCCGGATCAGCATGGTTCTGGAGGGCGGGCCCTGTCGTGTCGGAGTTGAATCTACGGTTCTGGATTTGACCGCGAGACAACCCATTATACTCAGACCCGGGGGGTTAACCCGTGAAGAAATAGAATCAGTTCTGGGTCCTGTGGATTTGTTTAACAGAACGACCAGCTCACCCACGGCTCCCGGTCAACTAGCCATGCATTATTCTCCCCGTAAACCCCTTTACATCGTCGATGACCTTGGTGATATACCCCATAAGGAAAGTGCTGCTGCTCTGATTTTTCAGGATATTTCAAGAGCTGAAGGATTTGCCCACAGTGAGGTTCTCTCACTATCAGGAAGTACTCTTGAGGCGGCTTCCCGCCTCTTCTCCGCACTTCATTCACTGGACCAGCAGGATATTCGCTGCATCTATGCCGAGAAGATCCCGGAAGAGGGGCTCGGTCGAGCTGTGATGGACAGAGTTTTTAAGGCTTCAAAAAAATAA
- a CDS encoding GntR family transcriptional regulator, protein MRQSTKNGKIIHFIYDMIENKMVLPGDNLPSISEISRTLSVARETVVKAYKILKQEGLIDSVPGKGFYLLTDKISSASRVLLILNSFNPYMQVLYNSFSEALPEGVVADVYFHHNNIDHFRTLLKSYSSRYTHYIIKPFQHKAIPDLLDSLDPKRTLILDRAEYIPQGCSVLCQNFSVGISDALGSISERIKGYNSLNMIRTPLNPHPEESFKSFSTLLNSFALSGEIIPVFSEDRIRKGGAYLVLTEQDLVALLQLASHRNWTPGKDIGIISYNDFPLLQYVAGGITSLSVDFKQMGQKAALYALHKDRLSEFMMPQLTLRSSL, encoded by the coding sequence ATGAGACAGAGTACCAAGAACGGTAAAATCATTCATTTCATTTATGACATGATTGAGAACAAGATGGTCCTTCCAGGTGACAATCTGCCATCCATCTCCGAAATCAGCCGTACTCTGTCCGTGGCCAGGGAAACAGTTGTAAAGGCCTATAAAATTCTGAAGCAGGAGGGTTTAATCGATTCTGTTCCAGGAAAAGGATTTTATCTTCTGACAGACAAGATCAGCAGTGCCTCCAGGGTTTTGCTCATCCTGAACAGCTTTAATCCTTACATGCAGGTCCTATACAACTCTTTTTCTGAAGCTCTGCCGGAAGGTGTGGTGGCCGATGTCTATTTCCACCATAACAACATTGACCATTTCAGGACATTGCTGAAATCCTATAGCAGCCGGTATACACACTATATTATCAAGCCTTTTCAGCATAAGGCTATTCCAGATCTTCTGGATTCTTTGGACCCCAAAAGAACTCTGATTTTAGATAGGGCCGAGTATATTCCTCAGGGCTGCTCAGTGCTCTGCCAGAACTTTTCTGTGGGTATCTCTGATGCACTGGGTAGTATCTCCGAACGTATCAAGGGGTATAACAGTCTTAATATGATCAGAACACCCCTGAATCCTCACCCTGAGGAAAGCTTTAAGAGTTTTTCTACGTTATTAAACAGTTTTGCCCTCTCAGGAGAAATCATTCCTGTATTCTCAGAAGACCGAATCCGCAAAGGAGGAGCCTATCTTGTTCTTACCGAACAGGATTTAGTTGCCCTTCTTCAGTTGGCCAGCCATAGAAATTGGACTCCCGGTAAGGATATCGGAATCATTTCCTACAATGACTTTCCACTTCTGCAATATGTGGCTGGAGGGATCACAAGTCTTTCTGTTGATTTTAAGCAGATGGGGCAGAAGGCGGCACTTTATGCCCTGCATAAGGATAGGCTTTCTGAATTCATGATGCCTCAATTGACTCTCCGGTCGTCCTTATAA
- the uxuA gene encoding mannonate dehydratase, translating into MNLMEESFRWYGPEDPVSLEFIKQAGASSVITSLHQIPYGDPWPLDAILERKEFIEATGLKWAAVESVPVHEDIKTRTGRYEEYIENYKTSLTNLGKAGIEVVIYNFMPVLDWVRTDLRYTLEDGSECLYFDPVQFAAFEMFLLKREGAEADYTSEQIEKAKAFFATLTEEGKKDFERSLIDVFPGTKMGLSIEDVRAMLDRYKGIDREKLKEHYKLFLQAVIPAAAQAGVRMAVHPDDPPWSIMGLPRIVSCEEDVKDLLAMVDDQANGLCFCTGSYSPRKENDLPGMIKRYGSRINVAHLRSTQRNDDGSFFEANHLEGSVDMHEVVKALLEEQKARKAAGRKDWQLAFRPDHGHTMMDDLAKPQADNPGYTAIGRLRGLAEIRGLQHALSRSL; encoded by the coding sequence ATGAACTTAATGGAAGAATCATTCCGTTGGTATGGGCCTGAAGATCCTGTTTCTCTGGAATTCATAAAACAAGCAGGAGCCTCTTCTGTCATCACCAGTTTGCACCAGATACCTTATGGCGACCCATGGCCTCTGGACGCTATTTTAGAACGAAAAGAATTCATCGAGGCCACGGGTTTAAAATGGGCCGCTGTGGAATCTGTTCCGGTACATGAGGATATCAAAACAAGAACAGGACGATATGAAGAGTATATCGAAAACTATAAAACTAGTTTGACCAACCTCGGAAAGGCTGGGATTGAAGTGGTTATCTACAATTTCATGCCAGTCTTAGACTGGGTGAGGACCGATCTGCGCTATACACTGGAAGATGGATCCGAATGCCTGTATTTCGATCCGGTGCAATTTGCCGCTTTTGAAATGTTCCTTTTGAAGAGAGAAGGTGCCGAGGCCGATTATACCTCAGAGCAGATTGAAAAAGCCAAGGCCTTTTTCGCTACCCTTACAGAAGAGGGGAAAAAAGATTTTGAACGATCCCTTATTGATGTGTTTCCCGGTACCAAAATGGGTCTGTCCATTGAGGACGTGAGGGCCATGTTGGATCGGTACAAAGGCATTGACCGGGAAAAACTGAAGGAGCATTATAAGTTGTTCCTCCAGGCCGTTATTCCCGCTGCTGCCCAGGCCGGAGTCCGCATGGCCGTTCATCCCGATGATCCACCATGGAGTATTATGGGATTACCCAGGATTGTCAGCTGTGAAGAAGATGTCAAAGACCTTCTGGCTATGGTGGATGATCAAGCAAATGGATTGTGCTTCTGTACAGGCAGCTATAGTCCACGGAAAGAGAACGACCTTCCCGGGATGATCAAAAGGTATGGAAGCAGGATTAATGTTGCCCATCTGAGAAGCACCCAGAGGAATGATGACGGCAGCTTTTTTGAGGCTAATCATCTGGAAGGATCTGTGGACATGCATGAGGTGGTCAAGGCATTGCTGGAAGAGCAGAAAGCTCGAAAGGCTGCCGGCCGGAAAGACTGGCAATTGGCATTCAGACCAGATCATGGACACACTATGATGGATGATCTTGCAAAACCTCAGGCAGACAATCCCGGTTATACGGCTATTGGGCGCTTGAGGGGGCTGGCTGAGATCAGAGGGTTACAGCACGCTCTGTCCCGGAGTCTATAA